The Kluyveromyces lactis strain NRRL Y-1140 chromosome B complete sequence genome contains a region encoding:
- a CDS encoding cAMP-dependent protein kinase (similar to uniprot|P05986 Saccharomyces cerevisiae YKL166C TPK3 Involved in nutrient control of cell growth and division cAMP-dependent protein kinase catalytic subunit and to YJL164C uniprot|P06244 Saccharomyces cerevisiae YJL164C TPK1 putative catalytic subunit of cAMP-dependent protein kinase): protein MRPFDNESKGFLSGRTDQIELPVVQAVSTSSNSQEPLLSSKDPLRDGSNVGNRLSGNSETLITNSDADHPMETDNNNSNLNNTNSSTNTNDNKDSSSNSSNNENGDSSNNSNRRHSNHCHKHNHLSSTSTLKARVTSGKYALYDFQILRTLGTGSFGRVHLVRSNHNGRFYAMKVLKKNTVVKLKQVEHTNDERNMLSIVSHPFIIRMWGTFQDSQQLFMIMDYIEGGELFSLLRKSQRFPNPVAKFYAAEVCLALEYLHSKGIIYRDLKPENILLDKNGHIKLTDFGFAKYVPDVTYTLCGTPDYIAPEVVSTKPYNKSVDWWSFGVLIYEMLAGYTPFYDSNTIKTYENILNAPVRFPPFFHSDAQDLISKLITRDLSQRLGNLQNGSEDVKNHPWFSEVVWEKLLCKNIETPYEPPIQAGQGDTSQYDRYPEEEVNYGIQGEDPYHSIFTNF, encoded by the coding sequence atgagACCTTTTGACAACGAATCCAAGGGATTTCTTTCTGGCCGAACAGATCAAATTGAATTACCTGTGGTACAGGCTGTTTCAACAAGTTCAAATTCTCAAGAACCACTTCTTTCTAGCAAAGACCCACTACGAGATGGAAGCAACGTGGGGAATAGGTTGAGTGGAAACAGCGAAACTCTGATAACCAACTCTGATGCTGATCATCCTATGGAGACGGATAATAATAACTCTAATCTTAATAATACTAATTCCTCTACTAATACTAATGATAACAAAGATTCGTCATCCAATTCCAGcaataatgaaaatgggGACAGTAGCAACAATTCAAATAGAAGGCATAGCAACCATTGTCACAAGCATAACCATCTAAGCAGCACTTCTACCCTCAAGGCAAGAGTTACTTCTGGAAAATATGCATTATATGATTTTCAGATTCTGAGAACTTTGGGTACAGGTTCGTTTGGTAGAGTTCATTTGGTGAGATCCAATCACAACGGCAGGTTCTATGCAAtgaaagttttgaaaaaaaacaccGTTgtcaaattgaaacaagtgGAGCATACCAACgatgaaagaaatatgcTAAGTATAGTATCCCATCCTTTCATAATTAGAATGTGGGGAACTTTCCAGGACTCACAGCAATTGTTTATGATCATGGATTACATCGAAGGTGGTGAACTATTCTCTCTTTTAAGGAAGTCTCAAAGGTTCCCAAACCCGGTCGCGAAGTTTTATGCAGCAGAAGTTTGTCTTGCGTTGGAATACCTACATTCTAAAGGCATCATTTACagagatttgaaaccagaaaaTATCCTTTTAGATAAGAACGGACATATCAAGTTAACTGATTTCGGGTTCGCTAAATATGTTCCTGATGTCACTTACACTCTCTGTGGAACACCGGACTATATCGCACCTGAAGTGGTAAGCACAAAACCTTACAACAAATCTGTGGATTGGTGGAGTTTTGGTGTTTTAATCTACGAAATGTTAGCAGGATATACACCTTTCTACGATTCAAACACAATTAAGACCTATGAGAATATTCTAAATGCTCCAGTAAGATTCCCACCATTTTTCCATTCTGATGCTCAAGATCTAATATCGAAACTCATCACAAGAGACTTAAGTCAACGGCTAGGTAATTTACAAAATGGAAGTGAGGACGTAAAGAATCATCCGTGGTTCAGCGAGGTTGTGTGGGAAAAACTACTCTGCAAAAACATTGAAACTCCATATGAACCTCCTATTCAGGCCGGACAAGGCGATACCTCTCAATACGATAGGTATCCAGAGGAAGAGGTTAATTATGGCATTCAAGGCGAAGATCCGTACCATAGTATTTTCACCAACTTTTAG
- a CDS encoding uncharacterized protein (similar to uniprot|P46996 Saccharomyces cerevisiae YJL163C), with amino-acid sequence MVQNGSVLEDEETPILSRRDEDSPESAQEYTNEGLEYVAENTGVAILESTLVDEEEEGETDETRWLRESRLHHETLKWWSKPSLVYLCVILVSISLTDTLVLAPFTLLSMKKICESIAQSNNEWSIDGSPVCDPSKVQEKLSGLTSIIFLINGVAGTLLSGKLGELSDRFGRVPIFVYVGSIKAIGLVIMLYVYHTKNVFHTSLFIIGQCVPSFGGSMITLIANGNSYISDIVEPELRPIYISFVMSSIYGSIGLGPFLSSILVKLSHGDNFVPIWVALGLAVSLTLVCAFLMSESRHEMARLKSQTKFLRRRESINSARSRQSDMAGGANRSYTVLKYTALQFFDFLSPVRNLWIAPTAAGSLVPRYMVLLLVGIDIMFVISTAASIPAIVLAFVFMFGWSSEQLGYFVSLMGLGKAAALLVLAPLALHLLKKRFKTLSKSVDHTDMVVLRVSSFFILLSLVVLVISRSESAAYVYVLLQILGSMLSPTVQSTVIKYGSKSSTGELFGAMALIRSCAMMVMPSLFLKLYSRTVNLDPLFFVYIPLVLCIGACLMTAFLKIVDDPELLRRQSEVTLARPDLDTTKTFAKPAYNPTSGPQEIANHSRRESSAKSLRIPISR; translated from the coding sequence ATGGTGCAAAACGGGAGTGTccttgaagatgaagagacACCTATTCTCTCTCGTAGGGATGAAGATAGTCCTGAATCTGCTCAGGAGTACACCAATGAGGGATTAGAGTATGTTGCTGAGAATACTGGTGTTGCAATTCTAGAAAGCACTTTAGTCGATGAAGAGGAGGAGGGAGAAACCGATGAGACTCGATGGCTAAGAGAATCCAGATTACACCACGAGACGTTGAAGTGGTGGTCAAAACCGTCGCTAGTATATTTATGTGTCATCCTAGTTTCCATTTCGTTGACTGATACCCTAGTACTTGCTCCGTTTACACTATTGTctatgaagaagatttgtGAAAGTATAGCTCAATCAAACAATGAGTGGAGCATTGATGGTTCTCCTGTTTGCGATCCTTCTAAGGTGCAAGAGAAGCTTTCGGGACTAACTTCAattattttcttgatcaatgGTGTTGCTGGTACTTTGCTTTCTGGTAAGCTCGGCGAATTATCGGACAGATTTGGGAGGGTTCCAATTTTTGTGTACGTTGGAAGTATCAAGGCGATTGGGTTAGTGATTATGTTGTATGTGTATCATACGAAGAACGTATTTCATACTTCTCTATTTATTATTGGGCAATGTGTTCCATCCTTTGGGGGTTCGATGATTACACTTATAGCAAACGGAAACAGCTATATATCAGATATTGTGGAACCGGAGCTCAGGCCGATTTACATCAGTTTCGTTATGAGTTCAATATATGGATCTATAGGACTGGGTCCCTTCTTGAGTTCTATCTTAGTCAAGCTTTCTCACGGTGATAattttgttccaatttGGGTCGCTTTGGGATTAGCAGTTTCTCTAACTTTAGTTTGCGCCTTCCTTATGTCTGAATCTAGACATGAAATGGCCAGGTTAAAGTCCCAAACTAAGTTCCTGAGACGAAGGGAGAGCATCAATAGTGCCAGATCACGGCAATCAGATATGGCAGGTGGAGCCAATCGGTCATATACAGTACTGAAATATACTGCTCTACAATTCTTCGACTTTTTGTCTCCAGTGAGAAATTTATGGATTGCTCCTACTGCCGCCGGTTCCTTGGTTCCAAGATACATGGTTTTATTGCTTGTTGGAATAGATATCATGTTTGTCATATCTACAGCGGCATCTATACCGGCGATTGTTTTAGCCTTTGTTTTCATGTTCGGTTGGAGTTCAGAGCAATTAGGTTACTTTGTGTCTTTAATGGGACTCGGCAAGGCTGCTGCTTTATTAGTTCTCGCACCGCTGGCACTacatcttttgaagaaacgATTCAAAACGTTATCAAAATCTGTGGACCACACAGACATGGTTGTACTACGtgtttcttccttttttaTTCTACTTTCGCTAGTAGTATTAGTGATTAGTCGAAGTGAATCCGCTGCATACGTATACGTTCTCCTACAAATACTGGGAAGCATGCTATCCCCAACAGTGCAATCCACAGTTATCAAATACGGATCGAAAAGTTCTACAGGTGAGTTATTTGGTGCAATGGCATTAATTAGAAGTTGTGCAATGATGGTAATGCCATCgttatttttgaaattgtaTTCGAGAACAGTGAATTTGGACCCCTTATTTTTCGTGTACATTCCCTTAGTATTATGTATCGGAGCCTGTCTGATGACAGCgtttttgaaaattgtCGATGACCCTGAATTGTTGAGACGCCAGTCTGAAGTAACCCTTGCACGGCCTGACCTTGATACTACAAAGACTTTTGCTAAACCAGCCTACAACCCAACTTCTGGCCCCCAAGAAATCGCCAATCATTCAAGGCGCGAGTCCTCCGCAAAATCACTTAGAATTCCGATCTCAAGATAA
- the MCD4 gene encoding mannose-ethanolamine phosphotransferase MCD4 (highly similar to uniprot|P36051 Saccharomyces cerevisiae YKL165C MCD4 Protein involved in glycosylphosphatidylinositol (GPI) anchor synthesis multimembrane-spanning protein that localizes to the endoplasmic reticulum highly conserved among eukaryotes): MWSRHRLYFIVAGVLFHLFYLWSIFDIYFVSPLVHGMKQHQSTDEAPAKRLFLIVGDGLRADTTFDKILHPVTGEHDYLAPYIRDLVRNEATYGVSHTRMPTESRPGHVAMIAGFYEDVSAVTKGWQENPVDFDSFFNQSKHTYSFGSPDILPMFKDGATPNKVDAWMYGHEFEDFTQSSIELDAFVFRHIYELFNNTKSNKTLETEIKQDGNVFFLHLLGCDTAGHSYRPYSAEYYDNVKYIDKEVKLLVEKVHEFFDDEDTAFIFTADHGMSAFGSHGDGHPNNTRTPLVAWGAGINKPVKNQAPIFDNYTENWNLADIKRNDVNQADIASLMSYLIGANYPVNSVGELPLNFIDAPEDKKLNALFNNAKAILEQYLVKEQEIIASQFVYKEYEAFVEIPYQEYLQQIESLIERIAKGENELEPDAIKLTEELMKVTLDGLAYLTTYNWRFIRTIVTLGFLGWIVYSFSIFLRLFILNRDYNSHKSLLNYFIFGSLTIILNYVLYYQKAPFNYYMYLFFPLIFWSEIFTDRVVLDDGVKEFLKGISIPKRIILVSAIILVYESIVYAFFDRWIFSLIFNMLSFYPLICGYRDWKRNTLWFITGAAISVFTLLDAVKIESLTQINIASGLIVLTALSGFLHLRKQLNSYTTTVFICQILLVILMVLATNKSIVSLQNRTGLPRDAQVAGWVILVVSLLLMPLIHYMKPNNNYKVRMLIIFLTFAPTFIILTISFESFFYLVFSAYIVQWIEIESKLKEQTPNTSHYKQLIRVTIIGFFLLQNAFFGTGNVASISSFSLDSVYRLMPIFDPFPMGALLVIKLIIPYIILSAGLGILNLKLHIKDYTISTLIISTSDILSLNFFYLLKTEGSWLDIGITISNYCLAILSSLFMLILEIVAHVVLKNVQLSKPVIASKKTN; encoded by the coding sequence atgtgGAGTAGACATAGGTTATATTTTATTGTTGCTGGGGTGTTGTTCCACCTCTTTTATTTATGGTCCATCTTCGATATTTATTTCGTTTCTCCATTAGTTCATGGTATGAAACAGCACCAATCAACCGATGAAGCGCCAGCTAAGAGACTATTTCTAATTGTTGGGGATGGTCTGCGTGCTGACACAACGTTTGACAAAATTTTGCATCCTGTAACAGGAGAACACGACTACCTTGCGCCATACATTAGAGATTTGGTAAGAAATGAAGCTACATACGGTGTTTCTCACACCAGAATGCCAACTGAATCAAGACCAGGACATGTGGCAATGATCGCTGGGTTCTATGAAGATGTCAGTGCAGTGACGAAAGGCTGGCAAGAAAATCCagttgattttgatagTTTTTTTAATCAATCAAAGCATACATATTCATTTGGGTCTCCAGATATTTTGCCAATGTTTAAAGACGGTGCTACACCTAATAAAGTGGATGCATGGATGTATGGAcatgaatttgaagattttacTCAATCTTCCATCGAATTGGATGCATTTGTTTTCAGACATATCTATGAGCTATTCAACAATACAAAATCCAATAAGACCCTGGAAACTGAAATAAAACAAGATGGAAACGTATTTTTTCTACACCTTTTAGGCTGTGATACGGCCGGCCATTCTTACAGACCTTACTCAGCTGAATATTATGACAACGTGAAATATATTGATAAGGAGGTGAAATTACTGGTGGAAAAGGTTCATGAATTtttcgatgatgaagacaCCGCCTTCATCTTCACGGCCGATCACGGAATGAGTGCTTTTGGTTCTCATGGTGATGGTCATCCAAATAATACCCGTACACCCTTAGTCGCATGGGGTGCCGGTATAAACAAACCAGTCAAAAATCAAGCTCcaatttttgataattATACTGAAAATTGGAATCTTGCTGACATAAAGAGAAATGATGTTAACCAAGCAGATATTGCATCCTTAATGTCATACTTAATTGGTGCAAATTATCCAGTTAACTCCGTAGGAGAGTTACCGTtgaatttcattgatgCTCCTGAAGACAAAAAATTGAACGCCTTGTTCAACAATGCAAAGGCCATATTGGAACAGTATCTAGTGaaggaacaagaaatcattgCATCCCAATTTGTATACAAGGAGTATGAAGCTTTCGTTGAAATACCTTACCAAGAATATTTACAGCAGATTGAAAGCTTAATCGAGAGAATTGCGAAAGGTGAAAACGAATTAGAACCCGATGCTATTAAACTTACAGAGGAGTTAATGAAGGTGACCCTAGATGGATTAGCATACTTGACAACATACAATTGGAGATTTATCAGAACCATTGTAACACTAGGTTTCCTTGGTTGGATTGTTTATTCATTCTCCATTTTCTTGAGATTATTCATTCTAAACAGAGATTATAATTCTCATAAGTCACTTCTGAactatttcatttttggtTCCCTTACAATCATTCTCAATTACGTGCTCTACTATCAAAAAGCTCCTTTCAACTATTACATGTACTTATTCTTCCCATTGATCTTCTGGTCTGAAATTTTTACTGACCGCGTTGTGTTAGACGACGGTGTGAAAGAGTTTTTGAAGGGTATTTCAATTCCGAAAAGAATAATCCTTGTATCTGCAATCATTCTTGTCTACGAATCCATCGTTTACGCATTCTTTGACCGTTGgattttttcattaattttcaatatgcTTTCCTTTTATCCTTTAATCTGTGGATACAGAGATTGGAAGAGGAACACTCTTTGGTTCATCACAGGCGCAGCTATCTCTGTTTTTACCTTACTCGATGCGGTAAAAATCGAAAGTTTAACCCAAATTAACATTGCTAGTGGATTAATTGTACTGACTGCCCTCTCAGGTTTCTTACACCTTCGTAAGCAATTAAACAGCTACACTACAACGGTATTTATTTGCCAAATATTGCTCGTTATTTTGATGGTTCTGGCCACGAATAAATCAATCGTTTCGCTACAAAATAGAACCGGGTTACCACGAGATGCACAAGTTGCTGGCTGGGTAATTTTAGTGGTATCGCTATTACTTATGCCATTAATCCATTACATGAAACCAAACAACAATTACAAAGTTAGAATGCTAATCATTTTCTTAACGTTTGCCCCAACATTCATCATCCTAACGATTTCATTTGAATCGTTCTTTTATCTAGTATTCAGTGCTTATATTGTCCAATGGATCGAAATTGAGTCAAAACTTAAGGAGCAAACCCCAAATACCTCGCATTATAAACAATTAATTAGAGTGACAATTATTGGATTCTTCTTATTACAAAACGCATTCTTCGGTACAGGTAACGTTGCCTCGATCtcatctttctctttgGATTCAGTCTACAGACTAATGCCAATTTTCGATCCTTTCCCAATGGGTGCTCTATTAGTAATCAAGTTAATCATACCGTACATTATTCTTTCCGCAGGTTTAGGTATCTTGAACTTAAAGCTACACATTAAGGATTACACGATCTCGACGTTGATTATTTCAACCAGTGATATTCTCTCCCTCAACTTTTTCTACCTATTAAAAACTGAAGGAAGCTGGCTAGACATCGGTATCACCATCTCCAACTATTGTTTGGCCATTTTATCCTCATTATTCATGCTTATATTGGAAATTGTTGCACATGTAGTTTTAAAGAATGTCCAACTGTCGAAACCCGTCATAGCATCAAAAAAGACTAACTGA
- the JJJ2 gene encoding Jjj2p (some similarities with uniprot|P46997 Saccharomyces cerevisiae YJL162C JJJ2 Protein that may function as a cochaperone as suggested by the presence of a DnaJ-like domain), with protein MSGSDKTYQLDETTLYSVLNLKYGATEVQIRKAYMKLARELHPDKSKSEEAGELFKKVAHAHFILTDKKEKMKYDSKLLAKGLYDYSPRIPNDKSRQNGMFKDTAKNSKTFTNNNNKDDASADTSKSKPRKSRPYEEQPYGFGVDTGRGSGKNIPLFKTFNAKSYQNSKKSVTPPRPKQPSEKNKRATSFSNENRNSSSVPLAKNQAKKTANSGSAVGSESRISSSGSESSSNVNSATGSSEEPDVHTQHKMARKDSYLSGFQSKARSPESPFQDPAQRHFVRTKYVSSRYDKRSLSPVKTTPNSSTETLNNVKNIFNSMSDRLRHTLFGNSNGDAEDEDQHNTQHDTERLFKRAKLPGRKILTDEEIDEIVKQQNEAESNDPDRQDYGNSFNLNVDNLSVNTQDFNHISEPSPEKEETKANKAPFLEEVYEIKSDNEHLEEKAAVSPDDGIDTLGLNELGETLPNNKEPFDMRNVGDSLDNYQVKRMKVSPKPRSVPSKTTPGSSHAEENLQEPVNIPLPRIYKLDPIPIEKFNVDLSISNIKLPEMPNLLCNVLDKAQVLECQQKTAEFTKQTNETKRKLLHILSQRCSADEELHDKLYRVENVNRMVEAKLYDLELMTKLSELLNRQRMVAENYAIMINTMYASGLLEKN; from the coding sequence ATGTCGGGGTCAGACAAAACGTATCAACTGGACGAGACTACTTTATACAGTGTATTGAATCTCAAGTATGGTGCAACAGAAGTACAGATAAGGAAGGCTTACATGAAGCTTGCCCGGGAATTACATCCAGATAAATCAAAGTCTGAAGAAGCAGGTGAGttgttcaagaaagttGCACACGCTCATTTCATTCTTACAGATAAGAAGgagaagatgaaatatgATAGCAAACTTTTGGCAAAAGGTTTATATGATTATTCTCCACGCATACCAAATGATAAAAGCCGACAAAATGGGATGTTCAAAGACACTGCTAAGAATTCTAAGACTTTCAccaacaataataataaggATGATGCCAGCGCTGATACATCGAAATCTAAGCCAAGAAAGAGCCGGCCCTACGAGGAGCAACCATACGGATTTGGTGTAGATACTGGTCGCGGATCAGGTAAAAACATTCCACTCTTTAAGACTTTCAATGCCAAGAGTTATCAGAATAGCAAGAAGTCTGTAACCCCACCGAGACCGAAACAACCCtctgaaaaaaataagCGAGCGACTTCGTTCTCCAATGAGAACAGAAACTCTAGTTCTGTACCACTGGCAAAAAACCAGGCTAAAAAGACGGCTAATTCAGGGTCTGCTGTTGGATCTGAATCAAGGATCTCATCATCGGGTtcagaatcatcttcaaatgtCAATTCTGCTACGGGTTCTTCGGAGGAACCTGACGTACACACCCAGCATAAAATGGCCAGAAAGGACAGTTACCTTAGTGGATTCCAAAGCAAGGCCAGAAGCCCAGAATCTCCTTTCCAAGACCCAGCACAACGGCATTTTGTGAGAACCAAGTACGTCTCCAGTCGCTACGACAAGCGCTCGTTATCCCCAGTTAAAACTACTCCAAACTCAAGCACAGAGACATTAAATAATGTTAagaacattttcaatagtATGAGTGATAGGCTGAGACACACTCTCTTTGGAAATAGCAATGGTGACgcagaagatgaggatCAACACAATACGCAGCATGATACTGAACGTTTATTCAAAAGGGCCAAACTACCCGGGCGAAAGATCCTGACAGATGAggaaattgatgaaattgtgAAGCAACAGAATGAGGCAGAAAGTAATGACCCAGACAGACAGGACTACGGTAATAGTTTCAATTTAAATGTTGATAATTTGAGTGTCAACACCCAGGATTTTAATCACATCTCAGAACCATCACCCgagaaagaagagacaAAAGCTAACAAAGCTCcgtttcttgaagaagtgTACGAAATCAAAAGTGATAACGAGcatttggaagaaaaggCTGCGGTGAGCCCAGATGACGGTATTGATACCCTGGGACTTAATGAACTGGGAGAGACACTTCCGAATAACAAAGAACCTTTCGATATGAGAAATGTCGGAGACTCTCTTGATAATTACCAAGTCAAGCGTATGAAAGTTTCTCCGAAACCCAGAAGTGTCCCTTCGAAAACGACACCAGGCTCATCCCATGCGGAGGAAAATTTACAAGAACCAGTCAATATCCCATTACCACGTATTTACAAACTGGATCCCATTCCTATCGAGAAATTTAATGTTGATCTCTCGATATCTAATATTAAACTACCTGAAATGCCGAATTTATTATGTAATGTTTTAGACAAGGCACAGGTGCTTGAATGTCAGCAAAAGACTGCGGAATTCACAAAGCAAACGAACGAAACGAAACGCAAACTGTTACACATTCTTTCCCAGCGCTGCTCTGCTGACGAGGAATTACACGATAAGCTCTATCGCGTTGAAAACGTCAATCGAATGGTTGAGGCGAAGCTTTATGATCTTGAACTTATGACAAAACTAAGCGAACTACTAAACCGACAAAGAATGGTTGCTGAAAACTACGCTATCATGATCAACACTATGTATGCTTCAGGATTGCTCGAAAAGAACTAA
- the FMP33 gene encoding Fmp33p (weakly similar to uniprot|P46998 Saccharomyces cerevisiae YJL161w) codes for MLFTQILRQSAEQKNGNVDSPNVSSKIKSTPKYVQNVPTKSNVAVNLVVNSLFALGLYCLYKDYTITKQRNESTGTVKIIDQPSNKVSSKEPSEIQNASTFPLVLHSLTYRDLSALTVTMGFLGYITEAARQSFGKKSLVYRISLFSLVLFPTSSYFLYQSRYDKTKGQTTLV; via the coding sequence ATGTTATTCACTCAGATTTTAAGGCAGTCTGctgaacaaaaaaatggaaatgtTGACTCGCCAAATGTCTCCTCCAAGATTAAGAGTACACCTAAGTATGTCCAAAATGTGCCAACAAAATCTAATGTGGCGGTAAATCTTGTCGTGAATTCATTGTTTGCTTTAGGGTTGTACTGTCTATACAAAGATTACACTATCACAAAACAGAGGAATGAATCCACAGGCACGGTGAAAATCATCGACCAACCTTCTAATAAGGTGAGCTCCAAAGAGCCTTCGGAAATACAAAATGCAAGTACATTTCCCCTAGTGTTGCATTCATTAACTTACAGGGATCTTTCTGCATTAACTGTTACGATGGGATTTTTAGGTTACATTACAGAGGCCGCCCGTCAGTCCTTCGGTAAAAAGTCCTTGGTTTACAGAATATCCCTATTCAGTTTAGTACTTTTCCCAACATCATCGTACTTCTTGTATCAATCCAGGTATGACAAGACAAAAGGCCAAACGACGCTGGTTTAA
- a CDS encoding uncharacterized protein (similar to uniprot|Q03178 Saccharomyces cerevisiae YKL164C PIR1 Protein containing tandem internal repeats), producing MQFRKTFTAASLASCAFAAYVPSDPWTTLTPDSTYEGGLTDYSSTFGIAVIPITTSVSTKTSTTATSATFTSTPKAKRDVAAISQIGDGQIQATTKTLKPSPKTTAQAVSQIGDGQIQATTATSIPPVHQICDGQIQATTAKPEAPPAVSQIGDGQIQATTAPTVSQIGDGQIQATATTSDAAPAQTRSATKDDPVKAQSCKNTGTLQMTLKDAVLTDGSGRLGSIVANRQFQFDGPPPQAGAIYAKGWALTPEGNLALGDSDVFYQCLSGDFYNLYDENVAEQCTPVYLQAIDLVDC from the coding sequence ATGCAATTCAGAAAGACTTTTACCGCTGCTTCTCTAGCATCTTGTGCCTTTGCCGCCTACGTTCCATCTGATCCATGGACAACTTTGACTCCAGATTCTACTTACGAAGGTGGTTTGACTGATTACTCTTCCACCTTTGGTATTGCCGTTATTCCAATCACCACATCAGTATCTACCAAGACATCAACTACTGCCACCTCTGCCACCTTTACTTCCACCCCTAAGGCCAAGAGAGACGTTGCTGCTATCTCCCAGATTGGTGATGGTCAAATTCAAGCTACCACCAAGACTTTAAAGCCGTCTCCAAAGACAACGGCTCAAGCTGTCTCGCAAATCGGTGATGGTCAAATTCAGGCTACCACTGCAACCTCAATTCCTCCTGTACACCAAATCTGTGATGGTCAAATTCAAGCCACTACCGCTAAGCCAGAAGCTCCACCAGCTGTCTCTCAAATTGGTGACGGTCAAATCCAAGCTACTACTGCCCCAACTGTTTCCCAAATTGGCGATGGTCAAATCCAAGCTACCGCCACTACTTCTGACGCTGCTCCAGCTCAAACCAGATCTGCCACTAAGGATGATCCAGTTAAGGCTCAATCCTGTAAGAATACTGGTACACTACAAATGACCTTGAAAGATGCTGTTCTAACAGACGGTAGCGGTAGATTAGGTTCCATTGTTGCTAACAGACAATTCCAATTCGATGGTCCACCACCACAAGCTGGTGCCATCTATGCTAAGGGTTGGGCTTTGACTCCAGAAGGTAACTTGGCTCTAGGTGACAGTGATGTCTTCTACCAATGTCTATCAGGTGACTTCTACAACTTGTACGATGAAAACGTCGCTGAACAATGTACACCAGTCTACTTACAAGCTATCGATTTGGTTGACTGTTAA